The Halobacillus ihumii genomic sequence CTGGATAGGTGATAAAGCTTTCTACTCCGCCGAGACTCTCGGCAAAGGTGATGACTTTCAAGTTTCTTAAAAAAGGATCGATGCAGTGCTCAGCTGCTAGTCGAAAGGAAAGCATTCCGCCTCGACCGGGATAAAAGACGTGTGTAATGGCGTGATGCCGCTCCAGGTATGCAACTACCGCCTTTGCATTTTTTTCGTGCCGCTCCATTCGTAAGGCAAGGGTTTTCATTCCCCGCATGAGCAGCCACGAGTCAAAAGGGGAGAGGACGGCACCGGTGGTATTTTGATGAAGAGCTAATTTTTCACAAATCACAGAGTCCCTTGCGACAAGTAATCCAGCCAAAGTATCGTTATGACCGCCTAAATATTTCGTTGCACTATGGATTACAATATCGGCTCCTTCTCGTAAAGGCTGTTGCAGAAGCGGTGTATATAAGGTGTTATCGACAAGCAGCAGAAGTCCATGTTCTCTAGCCACTCTCGCGATAGCCGGAATATCCGCTACATGCATAAGCGGATTTGTAGGTGTCTCAATGTAAATGGCTTTTGTTTTGTTAGTAATGTATCGTTCTAAATCAGATAGATGCTGGCTGTTACAATAGTGAAATGTCAAACCATATTGAGAGGAAAGATGCTCGAATAAACGATAACTACCGCCATAAAGGTCTTCTGACACAAGGATTTCATCTTGATGGGCGAATAAAGAAAGTGCAGTTTGGATCGCTGCCATTCCTGAACTGAATGCGAATCCCATTTCTCCGTGTTCGATTTCGGCAATGGAACGTTCGAGTATGGCTCTGGTTGGATTACCTGTTCTTGAGTAGTCAAAGCCGGTTGATTCGCCGATGCCAGGGTGCTGATAGGCAGTTGAGAAATAGACAGGTGCATTAATGGTTCCTGTAGCATCCTCATTGTTCTTACCTGTATGAACAAGCTTCGTTTCCGTACGTGAGGTAGTAGACATGATCATTCTCCTTTTAAAAAAATAAAAAAGCCTTCTGTAAGAAGAAGGCTTTAAAATATTTCATGCTTCTCCTTATCTTCCAAGTTTTAAATAACTTGCTGGATTTAGCACCAGTCTGGTTATACCAGTGGTTGCTGAGGCTTCATCGGGCCAGTCCCTACACCTCTCTAGATAAGAATCTTTATGTAATTTTTTGGTATTTTTAATACATTACTTTACATCAATAGACTATTGAGTTCAAGAAAAAATTTATGCATTGTTGCGGAATTCGTCTAAACGTAGTTTATGATTTCTACTAATGATCTAGTACAAGAATTTAAATCATATTCCAAAAGTTGGTTATTCATTTCATGATGTTGCGACTTACATTACACGAAATAAAACAAGGAATCAAGAGTAATTTTCAAAAAAATTTAAATTTTATCATTCCCAACTAAATCACTATGAATAAAGGGTTTTAAGACTTCACAAGTAACAAATTTTAGAAAAATCCCTTTGACAGAAGACAATACTTGTTGTATATTTTCCTGTAACAAAATTAAATCAAATTCTTATCCAGAGGGGTGGAGGGACTTGGCCCGACGAAACCCCGGCAACAGACTAGTCATAGTACTGTGCTAACTCCAACAAGCTATTGGCTTGATAGATAAGAAGAGACGTAATTCGTAACTGAAACCCTCTTCTTATTGCTGTTTAAGAAGAGGATTTTTTTAATTGAATCATGTTGCTGCTGACTAGACAACTAGAGGCGGTGCTGCTTGCTGGAGTGGGCAGTGCTGCCTTTTTTCTTTGCTTTTGACAAATAGTAACGTTATCTATTAAGGAGGACTAAACTATGAACAATAACGTGTTAACCTATGACTCTATATTTGAAAATCCTTTCCCAGATCAAATTACAGCAGATCATAAACAAGAAGCATTACAAGTGCTGAAATGGGCTTATCGTTCGTATGATGATATCGTTTATGCGTGCAGCTTTGGAGCAGAAGGAATTGTATTGATTGATCTGATTTCTCAGGTAAAGA encodes the following:
- a CDS encoding methionine biosynthesis PLP-dependent protein, whose amino-acid sequence is MSTTSRTETKLVHTGKNNEDATGTINAPVYFSTAYQHPGIGESTGFDYSRTGNPTRAILERSIAEIEHGEMGFAFSSGMAAIQTALSLFAHQDEILVSEDLYGGSYRLFEHLSSQYGLTFHYCNSQHLSDLERYITNKTKAIYIETPTNPLMHVADIPAIARVAREHGLLLLVDNTLYTPLLQQPLREGADIVIHSATKYLGGHNDTLAGLLVARDSVICEKLALHQNTTGAVLSPFDSWLLMRGMKTLALRMERHEKNAKAVVAYLERHHAITHVFYPGRGGMLSFRLAAEHCIDPFLRNLKVITFAESLGGVESFITYPATQTHADIPEDKRKNYGVCNRLLRFSVGIESIDDLIADLDQTLNKLQGK